The Girardinichthys multiradiatus isolate DD_20200921_A chromosome 21, DD_fGirMul_XY1, whole genome shotgun sequence genomic sequence GCTGTAATCTGAATTCTCACCTTCACATTTTCCTTTAAGGAAAATGTGAAGGTGAGAAGTTTGTGAGGTCCGGTCattagtttgtgaccttaatTTAAACCTGACTTGGTTTATGCAACAGGACAATATTCCAAAGAACAAAAGTAATTTCACCTCTGAATGGATCAAGAAAAGGTTTTCAAGTGACCTAGTcgaagtctggacttaaatcagACTGAGATGCTGTGCCATCGTCCTTAAAAATGGCTGTTTATGCTCAAAACCCCCCCAATATGTCCATGGACAGAACAACCAGCTACTAGGTGACCACTGATGAAGTCAGACTTTGgatgtatttaaatatataaaactgtATGCAGGTCTCTCTCTTGGTTTTTTTGTAGTCTTAAGGAAGTCCATAAAGACCTACTAAGATTTTACGTACACCATGCAGCCTTTATTCTGTCAGACCCAGAGCAAAAGCACCTCTGCATGCCCAACTTTGCTACTCACATCCACGTAATGGATTGTGAAAGCAAGGTAAATGATTTGCCTCGACAATACACGATGCATTAGGCCTCACCATTCGTCACTGTTTACAATCTACCCAGCAAGCGGAAAATAACAGCATCAATCATCAACAGAGACACTTTGCTCTAAACAACGGGGACACAGGAAGAGACGGTGACGGATTCAAATTGGATCCTTTTCAGGAATtgcttgtcacagattctcagctttctttaaaaacatagTCGTTAAGGCTCGATAGATCAGTCTTTACATATGCACATGGGTCATTTAAGATTAGAGAGGCTGAATGGACTGCTGGGGAGTAGAAATGAGAAAACAGCAGTATTACCTTCACAGATATTCGACATGAAGAGATAGACAATCAACTGCCTTCCATATTCTGTTATGTGCAGTTCTTAGATAGTGTTCCTTCGGTCATCAGTGTCTGATTGCCACTAAAACCTAATCTTTACCTTATTGTACCTCTTTTCTTTGTCTcttatataaaatgtaatttatgcaAGTAATGCAATGTTGAGTTTCCGTCTGCCTGCCCATCAGCTCCAGGTTCTATGTGGATGACACACAATCTGTGGTACAGTAACTGTCTAAAAGAGGTTTAAGTTGGTTCTGGGCTGAAATTagtttacataaaatattatttatgcactttttaagttttaatcATTAAGAGAACATTGCTTATGGGTATGGTCCAAGTACAGGACAGATACAAGTCATTTTATGAACTGATATGTAGtattaggaaaaacaaaacttttgcaAATAGATgatggatacattttcttctatggGATATTGATATGTGTGTAAAATAATGTAGAATAAAAAGCACATGGAAGAAAAACAGATCTAAACAAATATTACTGGTACTTTTAGTGTCATTCTGTTCCGAAAATTCAACACAATTATtcaatgacaaaaaagaaaaactagcaAAACCTAAATTTGTTATTATATCTATAAAACATTAGTTGGTTCCTTATCTTTTTAGCCAAAGTTATTAAGATCCATTGTGGAAGGTGCAAAGAGCCACAGGTTGCAGCCCCCTGGTTTAGGTGGACAtttatgtcttggtaggtctgcagtaggtccatcctctctccacgaTCAGATGATGGTTTGATCAGACCTCGGTGTGATGTCCAATTTtctctccctgacctgtcagcTGTGTCCCTTGATCTTCATAATGCCATTTGTCCTCTactgttctctagcaaacctctgacGCCAGAAACAGCCTAGCTGCGTGTATATTGCGATATTACACTTAGAATAACTCTACTTACACaataggtgacttctgaaggaaatGTGTTGCTCTGGAGTCTATTTAGGGGTAAACAGATCTGGATACAGATGCATGACACACTCATTTTCCCTCCACTACAATGACTGGTCTAAcatataaaactgaattaaaatacaTAGACGTTTGctgttgtaatgtaacaaaatgtgaaagatttTAACGGGCATGAATTGTTTTGCAAGGCAACACTGTAAATATTGACTTTCTCATAGAACTTCCCTTATGAGAATTTCTCTTAAATCATTATGACTACTGTCTGCTGCATGTATACTGACTCAGTGTTTcctgtcacttcctgttttggTCTGCTGGGTTTGAGCAAGACTAAACAACTTCCTTCTTCCAACCTTATCTTCATGCAGAGCTAAACTCTCAGCGCAGATaaggattgtgaaatcattaaACGCAGAGGAGGAAAGGTACTCGCCTTTTATGTTCTCGTAAGCTCAAAAACAGCCAAGctgcaaaatataaataaagaaaaacatgttttataaagaaatgtcaaaacatttaactaaaacagaagaaaaatactccaggaagaaatgtgttttaagtCTGGAGAGGAAACAAACTCAATCAATATGCTAAAACTCTTGACAGAAATCACCCAAGAAACCGTAAAGGCCGATTTCTCCCAACAGATGGGAACCAATTAGCCACCTGACTCCCAGAAAACACTTGGGCAGCCATGTGGAGCCAAGATGAAAATGAATCACAAGAGGAAGGTGAAAGTGGACCTGCCAACATCCTGGGAGAGGAGAAATTAATGAAGGAGAGTGAGGAAGACTACTTCTGTAAAACATTGAGAATAAAGTTGGAAATGATGTATGGATGGCACACCGTAGTGGACTGAAGGACCCAGAAAGGTTAACACAACAAGTAGCAGAAGGTAGAAATATAGACCTACAGACTAAATCCTAACATATTCAACTGGAAATCAGACATCACATTTACTTATTTATCATAATTTCTACATATTTGTACATGGGGCTGCACAGGGGAGCAGAAGTTAGCagtgctgccttgcagcaagaacatCACAGGTTTGAAtctctttctgcatagagtttgcatgttctgtccctgtgcatgagtgggttctctcagggttcTCCAGATTtctcagtccaaaaacattactgttaggttaattggtctctctaaaacaAGGgttctccaactccagtcctcaagaggtACTGTGCTGAAACCTTTAGATGCATCACCAAAATCAAATAAGTGGCTCATTACCAAGCCTCTGCAGAACATGGTGAACGTGAACTTGGAGGCTggtactctaaattgcccttagatgcatggttgtctgtcctgtgtttgcccagtgatggactggcaaactctccagggtgtaccccgcctgtCACCCGAAGACtcctggagatgggcaccagccctGGGTGTAGACAATGGATGTATAGATggataattgtgttttatttatttatgcctAACAGACACTTTATTAGGCACAGAGGTTCAAttgtataaaacaaacaaaaaaaggaggCAATCACAATCCAAagcatttaggcatctagaaGTGATGAAGACGACTTGCCGAACTTCAAAGTGCACATCAGAATGAGAAGGAAGGAGGATTTAAGTAactctctccttgatcctcccccatTCTTTTGCCctgattcagctttttgtctatgtttttcttagagcctctgttcgcatatcttcctaatttgttcattatggatttggtcagctggtctctcaacgcaatcgatcaaattttcccgacgggaagacagggtaaaggggaaccctcttcttgtccagatgggacgttcttctccggataagcaatggattcctggcagcagtggaagattgtgtgcctgacaacaatgtcagtcgaggacgttGAAGATTTgcacataattggatttctgataacagaATTTCTGCTGTTTGGAGTTGCCGGTTACCTGACTTATcgaaagattttttaaaacatcgGCAGCTGTCGATTTGATGACCGTGAGTCAAGACCAGCAAAACGTGTGACAGACAAACTTGCAGCCATAAGAGAGGTATGGGACAAGTGGGTGGAGCGGCTGCCCTACCTCTACAATCCAGGGCCTGACATAACAGTGGATGAACAACTGGTTCCATTTAGAGGTaatctgttttcatatttgtaataaaagtgattttcactattgatttctttgactgttttctgtgaCGCTGATACTAATCACTGATGCTAATGTCTTTTTTCCAAAGGTCCTTTCCGGCAGTATATGCCCACCAAGCCAGCAAAATATGGGATCAAGTCATGGGTGGCTTGGGATGCCAAATCAAGCTATGCTTGGAAAATGCAAGTCTATACTGGGAAGCCGACCAGTGGATGCCCAGAGAAGAACCAGGGGGTGCGAGTTGTGCTTGAtgtgacagagggactgaggggtCACAATGTGACATGTGACAATTTCTTCACCTCTTATGAACTCGGACAGCAGCTCCTGAAGAGGAAGATCACCATGGTTGGTACAGATCGAAAGAATAAGCCTGAGCTCCCACCTGCACTGCCTGCGTCAAAGGAGAGAGAGGTCTTCTCCTCAGAGTTTGCCTTCAAGCCCAACACCACTCTAGTTTCCTACctcccaaagaaaaacaagaatgtagTTCTTCTGAGCACACTGCAAACAGACATTAGCGATCGTGAGGACAGGAAGCCAATCATCATCCTAGACTACAACCGCAACAAAGGAGGTGTGGACAACCTGGATAAGGTGATTGGAACATATAGCTGCAGAAGAATGACTGCCTGCTGGCCCCTGATCATCTTCCACAACATCATTGACGTTTCCTCCTACAATGCCTTTGTGATTTGGAGAGAGATCAACCCAACCTGGATGTCTCATAAGCAGAACAAGaggaggttgttcctggagcaGCTAGGAAAGGCACTTGTAACTCCACTCATTGAAAGAAGGAAGCAAGTCCCCCGCACAGAACCCTCAGCAGCAGTTGTGAAAGCTATTCCGAGTCCAGGAGCTCCTGATCAACCTGAGGATCCATCTACCACAGCCACTTCCCCAGCTAGGGCAAGTAAGAGTAAGTTCTGAGGGCAAAATGGGGTGAAACCCAGAACTAGCAACAACATtaacctaataaagtggcattTGAATGTATATTACTAAAACAATTTGGGTTCATGTGATTATTTTACTTTAGAGACATACTTTGTCCATTAtgacaatgattttttttttgttttagcaaaCATCTTAAAATCTGGTTAATGAATTGGGACCAGTCCTATCTCTCAACGTTAACTCTTAATACCGAATGAACACTGGGCACAAAATCTGGTCATGGACAAATTACAGTCTGCACATCCAGCCCAATGCTCCTAGCATCCATAGTAGTTTAGGTTTGAGTTTTTTAATATTGCGATTATTGTAGGGTTTTAATggtaatttcattttaaaaggatACTAATAACAGTAAGCAATTTTATCATGGCATGCATAAAATCGGTAATTGTTTCACAAAAAGGAAATATACTGAACACATTGGCTAGATTAACTATCTCCAAAAATAGTTGTCACAtattaaaaatcaataaatacaaCATAAACAGCTATCATTTAATGCATCTGTTTAAGGAACTTCCCACATTTTTAACTTCCTGTAGcagctagctgtgctgcagAGCTAAGCTAGCAGTGattaattttctgtttcctgttgCTGTCCTCTATAACAGGGCTACAGCTAACATTTTGGTTGGTATTTACAattgaaaacaatgtattatTGTTGGCTTTTGTTTGCTGGGTGGGATGGAGAGTCATAAATGCTAAAGCATTAGCTAATGCTTTAGCATTGCCCTTGCTAATGCTTCGTATGTAAAACATCAACAGCTATATGCGCTTTTCTGCAACAAACTGGAGAAATGTCAGGATTACAGGTGTCATAAACCTTTTGGATTGCTGGTGGTTCACTTTGTGGCAAGTGTTTTCTTGTAGTTAGAAAAGTGCTTGGTTAGCATTTTTATCTGGGACACTTTAATCCACTTAGTTATTAACTGTCTGTGAAAACATTCGCGATACTGTGAACTGAGCCCCTGAAAAAAAGGTTCGTGGAGCCAGATAGCAAAACTATTTTGTCTTTACCCTACGTCTCAAAAGAGtcaaaacaacatttcatttccaccAAAATTCAGAACTCAGATCTgtgaaagatattttttcaagtAGGAAAGATTATCTGGATTCCCCCCTGAAAGTCTTTAAATGACAGTGAATGCAGCAGTAATTGGCTGCTCACTTGTTTTTTCTAATGTTTGTATTTCACCAAATAAGTCACACACAAAGTAGTATGCAGCTTCTTTTGCTGAGCATGTTGCTACAAGTACAAAATGCGCAAATCGTTGAGCAATGCATTATTATCAGCCCGTACTGCCAGCTGTAGTTAACTATGTCACTAAGCACAACAGTAAACACATCTTATCCGTTTGCTGACTTGCAGCTGGAATGTGGTTAAGGATTTAACAACTTCCAAGGTAAATGGAAAACACTGTAAACCAAACACTAGTTGCAAGACAGAAAACCAGCAAGATCTACTTTCACGCccagtaaaaaataataaaaaaggtaaaCAGTTTTATAGGGTTCGTGTAACAAAATTCACTTTAAGTAATTGCCCAGGGATTCTTCTTGAATTGTGTTGATTTGTGCAATAAATATTGCATCCCATACTTATAAGTCAGTGTAGTACACCTTTCTACATGCAAAGGAATGATGAAAAATAGTTCCCACAACAaaatcttgttgttttttttctgccacaATAAGCCTGAATCTTCCTCAACATTAAACgggaaaaaaatctaacaaaaacagaaacacaggggGATCAAATGCCAGGACAGATTAACCTCAAAGGGACACCACAAGTGGTGAAGGCATCTTCAGCTTGGCTCCTTAATAAATTTAAAGGCATTGTTTGCCTTCATTCTCTCTGGCTCCTCACACAAGTCAGGCAGCAGTAAGATAAAGCAAATACCTTTAAGTGTGGGCGATATTAAGTGACATATTCCTCCTGAGGGTTTAGGTGCAGTGGATCAGAATATTATAGATCTGCATAATCAGGAGCGTTTCCAAGACTAGCATAAAAAAAGAACTTGGATATGGTTTTTGCTAAATCTGCAGGCATCTATGTTGCTCGTTGTGTTATCTTGCAGAATGATGTAAATTAAAATAAGCATGTTAATTTGTAAACAAAGACTGTCTGTAACAGCAGATTTCTCCTGTAGATTGTAGATCTGATTGTCAGTAACTGACTAATGAAGCAGTTAAACGCTGTTCCTCAGCAAAGTGCATGTGAAGTGGATTTACTGGCAGCAATGCAACGAAGAGCCAGAcaaagaaagttgtggagaagtaaAGCAGAGTTAACTTCCAAAACAATATCCCAGGTTTTGAACATCCTATAGAGCTCTGTTCTACTAAAATGGAAAGATTTTTAACTGGAAACCTAGCAAggcatggccatccacctaaacttacaggctggACAAGGACAGCATTTTATGGAATAGAGTcaagaaaaaagccattatttaaagaaagtaTGAAGAAATCCTGTTTAGAGGTTTGCCATAAGcaatgtaggagacacagcaaacatgcagaagaaggtgctctggtcagatgacaccaaaatTTAATTTTCTCGCCTATATGCAAAACTAATACTGCTCCTCATCCCAAACACACCACCCCACAGTTagatatggtggtggcagcatcatgctgtgggcatacTTTTctacagcagggacagggaagctggtcagagttggtttgaagatggatggagctaaatacaggataaTGCTGGAGTAAAACTTGTCAGAGGCTGGGGAGGACgttcaccttcaagcaggatagcaaacctaaacatacagctggaGATACGATggttggtttagatcaaaccatattcacgtgtcagaatggcccagttaaagtccagacctaaatttacCAGATAATCTATGGGAACACTTAAAAATAGATGTTGGCAGACGGTCTCCAACTGACCCGATCAAGTTTGAGCTGTTTCACAGAAAAGTGTTCAAAAATGTCAGTATgtggatgttcaaagcttggaatttGTGATCACAACAtgaaaaaatgcataaaagttCAAATGGTGAGAACAGCATTCTCAAATATTCCCATCACTGTTTACTGTAGCTAAGGTCTAAGAGTTCAAGagatatttgcaaaaaaaccaGAAGCTGGATTTTTGTCAGCAGCCTTTTTCTAGCAGGGTTGACCAGAGTGCAATTACAATCTTCAAACAACACATCTAGTCCAAACAAACCAACGATACATCCATCTGACTCGGCTGACAGAGAGCAACATGCGGTTTGTCGTCTCCACAGAGTTACAAAAAGAGAATCCAAGGAATTATTTCCCACGGCGAGAGGAAAAGTGCTCACCAAGCAGTAAAGGTTTACTGCTTGTAGAACAAGGACTCAAATGGGCCAAAACTCTCATTCTAACACACTAATCCTGCACCTAATTACTCTGAAAATTAAAGTGTCTTAAATATTGGATGGAGTCCGTCAGCTCTCAGGAGGGTTGGGTCAAGGCGATAACAAACAGGAGGAAGATCCAGAAACCAAGCTATAAACTGTTTCCacattaaatagtttttttctgtcctaAGAAATGCATCGCAAAGACTGCCCCTGGCACAAACTTGAGCACTTAtcttaaaaagcacagagaatATTCCAATGTCGTACCCACTTCCAGTCCTGAGGTAGATGGAAATCAATTTTTACACAGAAGAAGCTGATTAATGTAGAACGGGAAGGCAGCAAAGTGGCTGCAAAGTGGCAGAAGAGAGAGCAAACCTTATGAAACTCATCAGAGAATCACAATCAGGGTGGAAACATGGTCAAAGGAGCATGAAGAGACTGAAAACAGTTATCTAGATTTAGCCTTACTGATCAAAACGGCACAAAAACATtctgtattttaatatttggaCCCAAATTAAAATTATAACCATGCATTGCGTGTCAATAAACAGGATGCACAAGTGCGCAGACAAAGCCACTAAATGGCATCCTGCTCCTGCATTTTAATGCAAAAGAACGCAACCCGCCCATCAGAAACAACTTGTTTGTTTGCTTCAGATCATAATGTGAACACATCAGATTACAGTCAGCACTCACCGTCCGATAGCGCCTCTGGCTGACCGTGTGTCGGTGCTCCACTCCGGGTCGGGAAACAGTTGGTGCGCGTTTGGGCTTGTTTGTGGGCGGCGTGGGTCTTCACCAGCGTCTTCCACCCATCAGCAGAGAGGGAAACAAAAAGCACAACACAGGAGAAAGCCCTCCCACTCCTCCTGCTACTGCCGTGTTTAACTGCGTTAAGACGGGGCTGCGGCCGGAGACAGGAAGCAGGCGGAGCTGTGGGCAGCTCCAGCGATCAGCCTGGACTCCTGCTCCACCGCTGCGCTCCGGAGGCTGGCAGGCTGGCTTTGGTGTGGTGGGTctgctggggggggggggggaatgtCCATCCTGATGGGGCGTTGTGGTACTGCATGCTTAAAAGTGGGTTTTATTGCCCACTGACAGCTCATTTTTTTACTTGGACCTGAAAGGAGCGTGTTTATGTCCACTGTTAATACacaatataaatatgtatgATTCCTTTCTATGCTGCCCCAAATCTCCTGACGGTTGACCTTATTTCAACACTGATTCAGATGCATCCAAATAAACTAGAGTATAATCAAAAAGTAAATCTATTTCAGTAGCTCAATCCAAATCGCGAAACTAATATACTTTATTCAGAGCGTATACCCCTGgtaaaatgccaggtttttcATGTGGGAAATTAGGCTAAATcagtgaaataaattaaaacctttttctgcATTTAATGTGACGTTTATCCCGCAGAAATGACCCGAGAAACAAATGAATCGGTtggataaataattaaaaaaaattaaaaagttgcAACGACCCAGtaaagtttttgtttagttaaatGTCTTCTTTGATAGGCGTCTATCAGCCTCCTGACTCTACTGTTTAATATTTGGCCACTCTACATGCAAAAGTTCTCCAGATCTATCAGACtgtgaggacatctcttgtccacTGTGACACCACATATTGTCTGTAAGATTTTTGCTTAGATTCTTGCTGGGCCATTCGTAAACTTTAATTTTCCTCTCATAAAGTCTTCTGTTGATTTGGATATATACTTGCATTCAAAGCGATTCTAGAAAATAAAATccttcttcatcttcagctttctggAAGCCAActgttttgtcatttaaaactttacaaaatcCACAATTTCAACATGATAAACATaacccacacagcatgatgctgccactaccatattTTGTTGTGGATATGGTGTCTCCTGGATAATCTACTTTGTTGTTTATGTGAGAAATATCTCCCAAAAGTTGAAGTTTGGTTTCATTGTACCAGAACACATTGTTCAAACATTATTGTATATGTTTAGCTCAGACATCTATTGTGTCTCCTGGTTTTAGCAGtacattgttctgtttttattgtttgtgtcaTGCTTTCTCACTCTAGTTGAgagaaatgcatttttatttcagtgtattttatataTAGCTGAAATGAGAAGCTTGCTTACCAAGATATCCCTGCGATTGCGCTATATCTCGCATTTCTGTTTCTGCAAAAATACCCCTCTGTTATTATCATTCTAGTTGGAAAATGCTTCATTACATCTCTTTAATAGTCTCAAAACCTTAGAAGCGGCTTAGTGATCTTTTTCAGACATTGTTTCtaatctgtttttgtgaaagaaaagcataaaaaaaaaacaggtgcaAGTGGGCAAATACATTATTCCCAGCAATCACTCCCTTTCAGTAAAAGAAAAGGGATATATTTGAAATGAACAGGCCCAGGAACAAATCTAAAGTTGTGATTGCCTTGAAAGTAGATGAGTGAC encodes the following:
- the LOC124858308 gene encoding uncharacterized protein LOC124858308, translated to MPTKPAKYGIKSWVAWDAKSSYAWKMQVYTGKPTSGCPEKNQGVRVVLDVTEGLRGHNVTCDNFFTSYELGQQLLKRKITMVGTDRKNKPELPPALPASKEREVFSSEFAFKPNTTLVSYLPKKNKNVVLLSTLQTDISDREDRKPIIILDYNRNKGGVDNLDKVIGTYSCRRMTACWPLIIFHNIIDVSSYNAFVIWREINPTWMSHKQNKRRLFLEQLGKALVTPLIERRKQVPRTEPSAAVVKAIPSPGAPDQPEDPSTTATSPARASKSKF